The following is a genomic window from Octopus sinensis linkage group LG20, ASM634580v1, whole genome shotgun sequence.
atgatgactattctCTGTTGAATCTACACCATTTTTAATGTTATACTATTccatttgttttattaaatatataactaataatgatttatttttctttccttgacAGTATTATTACTTTATTGGGTATTTCATCGTGTGGTTAATGGTTAATTTAGTCCAAATTGTGAAAAATCAACCAAGACTTGGTCACTATGAATTTCAAAACTTATCGACACAGTTGATAAGAATTGAATTCTTTGTTACGTTTCTGTCAGGGCTGGCATATATGGCTTTTCCACATTTTTTGACTACCTTGTTTGTAAGTtttctcttttaatctttctAATTTTCACCAGCTGACATTGGCAACATGTCTAATGTTGGATCTGTTAACTGTATGAATAATAAAACTGCTgctgttaataaatatttatcttgctCCCAATTTGTCAGCATAATTAGGTATGGTCCGTTTCTCTGACCTGAGCTGGGTTACACAATCTGTAAGAGATGAAAGTAGGGAATCACTGATTGCTGATTTTAAACTTTTCTAAAACAGACAGTACCATCTGTCattgtgttaatttttttatcCTCCTCTTGTACAAAATAATGACAGTTTAGACTTACCGTAAAACATTATTAGCAAAATATGGTTCAAATACCTCCTTATTGAAAAGAAAGGTATACAAAAGGGAACAGTGACAACCTAAACATATGGATAGGAGCACTAGAGGGAAAGCATATTGATGGCACAGTTGATTGATATGTGGTTTACTGGATTGTTGCCAGTTAAGCGTGTTAGTCATGGATATGCTACAGTTAACTATACCTTACTGTGCTACCTACATACAAAGGTAGCAGGGTTTGGGAGAACAGAAGGTAAGGTCTTGTTGCCCTTTCATGATTTAAATCTGGTAACTACTGAGAATTTGAACAGACAAAAGGGAGCTTCTCTTTGGTTTCtaatcagctagaaataacagcaaggaGTGGGAATGTGTGTATGAGATAAAGACTAGATGGTGGTGGCAAGAATGTCTTTGAATAAAGCTGACTTTGAGCCAAACAAAATAATGCTTTTTAGCCCTAGATTATTGCTAAGGAGTTGAACTATCCTGAGGGATGTTCCAGTTTTGACCATCCCATCTTGATGTCAGTCCTATCGCCTTTGCCCTTCCATATTTTAAGATAGTAAAGTGGAGTTGaagggtgatttggctgttatttctcgcAGTTATTTAATTTGAGCTATTGTATAGAACAGGCATGCTCAACCTCTTTTTGTTAGGCATGCCAATCACAATGCCCTTGGGTTCCAGTTTTCCCTTGCCTGTTAGTAGAGATCCTTCTGTCTCCCCTCATTTTATATGGcttctttcatttgtcttttattACTTCCCATGTCACCATGTCATTGATGGAGTGGAAGAATTCCCTCACCAGCAATAAATCTGTGTCATTTTTATGGCTTCatctcagttttttttgtttggtaCCAATTTCTTTGAGCACTGGATGGATAGAAGAAGCACATTGCTGGTCAAATTGTTATCAAGTCtgagaaaatgcttagtgcccatttcttcttgctttactggggttgactttgccattcatccttttggagttaagATATGTACTAGTTAAGCACCATCCCCTAGACTTTAGcagcttgtgccaaaattaggaagaattaatattattatacaataaGAAAAACCTATTTGAGGTTGTTCATAATTTTTGGTCACAAAAACCTAAttaaactgcttttttttttaacccgtTAATAATTAAAGTCTCTTAATTATCAACAAGCAATTTAACATTTTAGTGATGATTACTTTATATTgattgtatgtgttttgtgtatttaagtatgtatgttatatttaatGAACTAACTGCtataaacaatattaaatgttttatgtCATGCAAACAAGTTCTCTGCTTGACAACTTTCTACACaattgagagaaaatattttctaaaactttttttcttcttttctctaatTTTCCCATAAAGTATAATTGTTATCCCAAGTTTTAAGTAGTGGTGTACattagcatagctagagtgtgtgccatctggaacggcccttccgtttgccgaCCCCTGGACCTCACAAAAGACGTATTGCATACAGCAGACCCGAAAGTaatgcccctttaaaagtgctgcTTGGAGCAGACCACCCCTACTGCCCACCCCACTAGCTACACTAGTGGTGatgtatgtaataaattattGTACTTTATGGTAATTATGTACTAATTGTATCTCAGTGATAATTGTTAgttataatgtatgtaataagtTCTTGCTGGAGAGGAAAAGCTCATTGAATCAACAGGAATGTGCCAGGGACTGTAGATAATCTGCAGCTGCCTGGTCAGTTTCACATGTCATATGCCAAGATGCAGGGCAACAAAGCTTGTTTTGCACTATCAAAATTAATTGCTGTTTTGGGGAGTCCATCAATCATGTTGACAGGAAAGGACAGGCATTTTACCTTTTCCTTCTGTCTTTGTAAGATATAGCATGATGAGGGGTAACTGAAAGAACTGAAGATAGGGACTCTTTGTCTTCCAGTTTTCAGCAGAGAAGGGAGTGGGAGGTGTTGTTACAATAACTTGTTTAGAAAGGTGGGTGTTAGTGGCTAAGAAGGCCTAAACAAAAGGGCTTACTCTTCAGAAGCACTTTTAGGTCAGAAAATAACATACTAAAATAAGGTACTTGCCTTTGGTGGTTAGGCTAACCTAGCATCTGTGTGTTTGGATATAACAGTCTCCactattatattttctttgtattggCCTCGTTTTGATCCCTTCAGTATATTAAACAAGTAATTCCCactactgttgttattttctttccatttcttcagtCTCCAAAACCTGATCtaatccatgtatatataactcAACTTGTGGGTGGATCGACACTTGGTGGTATTTGGTTATCTTGGTACTCTACGAGTTTTTACCTAGAAAGAGATATAAAATCAGTTTTACTCTCTCGTGTTTACGTAAgtattgttttttgatttttttttttccttctattaaATGTGTATGTTTTACAAGTCAAATGTATCTAAATTTCTGATTTATTACTACCAATTATTGTATTTCATGGTGTGAATATTTCTAAAAGAGGCTGTTCTCTTTTATTTAGCCTTGCTATAATTAAATTGATGTTTGGTAGACAGGTACATGCTATTTGTTAATTAGTCTACCAGTTTATGCTAGTGGACATGCTAAAACAGCTTTGCTTGATTGAACAAATGATCAAAAAGTTTGTCAGCCAATTTAATATAGTTTCTGAATTGCAAGCTTGGTTCTTCATGATAGTTACACTATAGAAATAAGGGTAGTTGAACTTTTAGTCCTGCTTATAGCTGAATTGTATTGATGAGTATATAGCTTAATGAAACTATTAAGTCCTTCTTGTTTACTGCAAGGCCAGTAATAACTTGTTGATCTAATGAAAAGCAGCTGTAATCATTTTGACCATGTGGTTATATATTGTAAGCTTTCCAGAGTATTTTACGGTTATATCAAGTGACTAATATCAACATTCTCTATTAGTGTATAGAATAAATTGAAAATGCACAACATACAGTGTTATACAGAATATTCCACAAATCAGtgtgcatttttctttttccttgcattttaattaatcaaacaGATTTATCTAATATTCTTAGATTTACATGGTGCTGTAGGTCATGCAGGCTTTTATGCTTTCCAATTCTGTATTTCATATTGTGAGATATTTTTCAGCCAGATTTTTATGTCTGGTTACTTTTCCTCAGATTGGAGCACATGCACACCAAGTAATATAGTTTGTCATTGACAGTAAAGTTCTAGGCCTTTTCAGTTCATGGCACTTTTGGCtttcataaaagaaacaaaactgttATGGAATACATCAATGAACATTGGAGGAACTGTTATTTGGTTGGCCATTTTTCATAACTGGCTTTAGTTGGCCAAATTTGCCATTCAACCtcttaatatataaatgtctacaATACTCTTTAATTAGTTCCTGTTTATACagtttaaatgtatttttctcaCTCAAATTGTCAACTGTTGCAATAAGCTGTATTGTTTTTTGATTCTGTTCTCCATTTCAATGTTGTTTGCCAAAGTTTatctgcgttttttttttctgtctctctcagacAACAATCATAATTTTTGCTGTGATAACCCAAAGCCACTTCATGCTAGGATATCCTAAACTGGAGAATATGTGGTTGTTCTTCACTTGGTTCCTTCCATTTGTACTTGCAATTGTTGGTCTCATTATGATAAATGCACGACGAAGATACCCAATAAAGAAAAAGGCAACATAAATACTTTGCAAAAGACTTCATTTGCAACTCCTATGCAAATAAATGGTAACGTGTTTGGCtgaagcaaatatattttttcataatttctttataaatgtttatttttgaaatgattTTTCTCCTGGCACATTTTTTGAAGTAGAATTAACTAGCTATGAAGAACATGACATAATTTTAGATGGTAGTTATTTTCATTTGAGTCTAgatttactgtttgtttttactgataaagataattaatattcCAAATATTATGGAATTTTTAATCACCTCACAGGTGACTTTTCTATGAATCAAACAGTTTAGGCAATACTATATAATCTTCACATCATTTTTCCTCTAAAGTCTAattgatatatttcaatataataatCATTGCTCTTAGGAAtagttgtaattatatatatttctttaatcctGTTTATGTAACTATAATTAAATCTACAATAGTTTAATGGCTTCACAGCAATTAAGTAAACAACTGATATCCGTCCCCTCACCCCCATCGCCTATTTCCAGTTTTAATAAATTGGGACTGGTGTGTCAACTcatttcaaaaaaattatttttttttattttcaaggtCTATTAGagatcattaatattttacaaatgttGCAGGGGAGAATAAttctttggtaaaaaaaataagagacgcttcttttctggggtttttttttttttttttgagaaactgCAGGAGCTATTTGGAGGTCACTTTTCCTTTCTAACTTGCATTTTTGCTGTCTTACCTCTTTCCTCAATTCTGCTATCAAACACTACCTACTGGGATCATGCtgcttattgtttatttttttcctttgtttcacAAATTTGTCTTATCAATTAAATGATGGCACTTACCTACCAGATACACTCACCTTTTAGAATACTATCCAAGACAGTGTCAATATCTGAGGTGAATTACTCGAAGCAAATTCAATCTTTGAGTTCTTCCAAAAGCCCACAATGTTTGGATTCATACATGCTTGTGATTTGATCAAATTGAGCAGACATGCCCTAGTCACTGTAGCTTTATTCCTGCTTCAGGAGTTCTTCTACCTAAGCCCCCATGTAATATTAGatgttttcattttgatttgaATATTCATGTCATGTTTGCTGTTAAAGACTTTGCCAGGGTTGTTGCATCATCTAGTTACACATTCCTGCCATGCAGTGTCCAATCTCTTAAAGCACAAATTCTGGTTCAACTGCTTCTTCATGTGTTGTGCCCCCACTTGGTAGATAATTCCACCTCACCTAGGTCTGCTTTAGGTATTCTCTCTGATATGCGTTAGTAGCTTGTCTCAGTTTTTTTTGGAGTGCTACCCCTAACACTATTAAATGCTGCCTTTGTAATTTGTGGTCTATTCATCACGGATGCCCATGGATGTTCCCCCACTAGTAATGGTCACAACATTACACatgaaataaataagagaaatacTTTGTCCCATGCAGAAAGTGCAGCAGCTACTCGGTTCACTTTCCCTTtcctattctttttttattctttattcaaagCTTTGAATTTACAGACTAAATTTCATTGTTTTGCTGTTACCTTTGatgaataattaagaaaaagTGGTGTGTGTTGCTGGTTTTAGAATTAATGGAGCTACTTTACATGTCTACTACGACAGTTACTCGTAGGATTTCCCATTTGGAAACACAAGTTTCCTAAATATTAAGTCtgcttattatttttgttttgcttttcgtgtttttgtttttattcttttgcacCAAAGGTATGATGGCAtgaccaatattccactgaaatgATGGGTCACACTATCCTTATTATGTTGGTCAACATTCTAAGAGATGACACTATATCAACATCTGAGATCACTTATGGCAAATTCAGTCTGAGTTCTTCACAAACCCCTCAGAATATTCAGATCATCCACTCTTGTTGTGCATTGATGAAGTTCAGCAGAGATGTCCTTCTTACTGTGACTTCTTTCCTATCTGTCTAGGCCCCTAATTAGTATTAGATGCCTTTCATTCTGATTTTCTATAACAAATCTTCATAGCATGTTTCCTATAAAATACTCTGCTACTGTCATAGCATTATCTGCTTATACCCTCCTGTTTTGCAGTGTCCAATCTAGTAAATCAAATTCCTTCTCCATGTGTGTGCCCCATTTTGCAGATTATCCCACCTCTCCTTAGACTATGTCTtggtattctttctttctgtgttattATCATTGGTTTACTGACATAGCACTTTTTGGTGCTATCCTTAAGAATGTTACATACTGCTCCTTCCAATCTGTTTACTCAATTTTCATGGATAGCAATGGATCTCCTGCCACTGCCAATAACATTCCTCTTCTGTTGAGCCACAAGGCCTGGGCAGGTTTATACGAGGGATCAGCTGTTTCCCATGCAGTTTGATCCCCCCTCTCCACGCAGCTGGTGGCTCCAAGGGAACGATGGGTCGATACAGTTTGGTACCAGATGCGTCACAAGAGTTGTCGGTGATGACGTGTTGTGTCAGGCCGCCTTAGGAACTCCAGTTCCGGATTTTCTGTTGGGGTTTACTCCCTTAGCCTTCCCCAGGAGGGGGTCTTGATAtccaaaatatacataaaatatatgatgtgaagtatataaaaatttata
Proteins encoded in this region:
- the LOC115222697 gene encoding uncharacterized protein LOC115222697, with amino-acid sequence MAFPHFLTTLFSPKPDLIHVYITQLVGGSTLGGIWLSWYSTSFYLERDIKSVLLSRVYTTIIIFAVITQSHFMLGYPKLENMWLFFTWFLPFVLAIVGLIMINARRRYPIKKKAT